The following are encoded in a window of Armatimonadota bacterium genomic DNA:
- a CDS encoding RHS repeat-associated core domain-containing protein, whose product MRWLGSARAETNSSGTATATQDFDAFGNTIASSGSTSSPYNFAGGWAYQSDGDAGLQHGGVRYYDPQVGRFASRDSMLDQIPYAYCGGEPNDYVDPGGHEIDWKGAFETGMARLGGVAFSPLGPAGAVGGPVVGLLVGDVPWDRFTTDPVPEPSPFGPGPWPYNGLIRIEAPPSLAWLDEGRGNL is encoded by the coding sequence ATTCGATGGCTTGGCTCAGCCCGCGCCGAAACCAACAGTTCCGGCACAGCCACGGCGACGCAGGACTTCGATGCCTTTGGCAACACGATCGCGAGCAGCGGCAGCACCAGCAGTCCGTACAACTTCGCGGGCGGCTGGGCGTACCAGAGCGACGGGGACGCGGGGCTGCAGCATGGTGGAGTACGCTACTACGACCCGCAGGTTGGGCGGTTCGCCAGCCGCGACAGCATGCTGGACCAGATACCGTACGCGTATTGCGGGGGCGAGCCGAACGACTACGTGGACCCGGGCGGACACGAGATCGACTGGAAGGGCGCGTTCGAAACAGGCATGGCCCGGCTAGGCGGCGTCGCGTTCTCGCCCCTCGGACCCGCCGGAGCGGTCGGCGGCCCGGTCGTAGGCTTACTCGTCGGAGATGTGCCCTGGGATCGCTTCACCACCGACCCAGTCCCCGAACCGTCCCCCTTCGGGCCCGGTCCGTGGCCGTACAACGGCCTTATCCGAATAGAGGCGCCGCCGTCTTTAGCGTGGCTTGATGAAGGCCGCGGTAACCTTTAG
- a CDS encoding transposase, which produces MVNLEESMNIKDMHRQGYSIRMIAQLTCDARNTVNRKLKVKEPTLFCGPAPRIDPHKAYIRARFTECGLSAVRLLEEIGRMGYTGAVDRFRRFVRTSLCVHIE; this is translated from the coding sequence ATGGTCAACCTGGAGGAATCGATGAACATCAAAGATATGCATCGACAGGGCTATTCCATTCGGATGATCGCCCAGTTGACGTGTGACGCTCGAAACACGGTGAATCGCAAGCTCAAAGTAAAGGAGCCTACGCTCTTTTGCGGCCCCGCGCCGCGCATCGACCCGCACAAGGCGTACATCCGGGCCCGCTTTACCGAGTGCGGGCTCTCGGCGGTGCGTCTGCTCGAAGAGATCGGACGTATGGGCTACACCGGAGCCGTTGACCGATTCCGGCGCTTCGTCCGCACGTCCCTGTGTGTCCATATAGAATGA